The following coding sequences are from one Desulfuromonas sp. TF window:
- a CDS encoding ATP-binding protein: MKEKIEVNIKVPNQTRYLGLIGKIGEDVARALKKYKGDREELAYHINLVLTEAMANAIRHANEGDPEKEVHITITIMGKSLNIKVYDQGQGFDICSLPPPDFKNLDEQGRGVYIIRSLMDRVSYRKVKNGHVLEMIKNLR; encoded by the coding sequence ATGAAAGAGAAGATTGAGGTAAATATCAAGGTTCCCAACCAGACCCGGTACCTGGGCCTGATCGGAAAGATCGGCGAGGACGTGGCGCGGGCCCTCAAGAAATACAAGGGGGATCGCGAAGAGTTGGCCTATCATATCAATCTGGTGCTGACCGAGGCCATGGCCAACGCCATCCGTCATGCCAACGAGGGCGATCCGGAGAAGGAGGTGCACATCACCATTACCATCATGGGCAAGAGCCTTAACATCAAGGTATATGATCAGGGGCAGGGATTTGATATCTGTTCCCTGCCTCCCCCGGATTTCAAGAACCTGGACGAGCAAGGCCGGGGCGTTTACATCATCCGCTCCCTCATGGACCGGGTCTCCTACCGCAAGGTCAAAAACGGCCATGTTCTGGAAATGATCAAAAACCTTCGATGA
- a CDS encoding STAS domain-containing protein, translated as MIVRIEEKGAVVLIEVKEERLDAHNSGEFKGQMLNLFEEGKNNLVVDLQEVRFVDSSGLGALVSGFKNASARNGNLKLCGLQPQVKSMFELTRLHRVFEIFPGAQEALASF; from the coding sequence ATGATCGTCAGAATCGAGGAAAAGGGAGCTGTGGTCCTGATCGAGGTCAAGGAAGAGCGGCTCGACGCCCACAACAGCGGCGAATTCAAGGGACAGATGCTCAACCTTTTCGAGGAAGGTAAAAACAATCTGGTGGTGGACCTGCAGGAGGTGCGCTTTGTGGACTCATCGGGTCTGGGCGCCCTCGTCTCGGGATTCAAGAATGCCAGTGCCCGAAACGGGAATCTCAAGCTTTGCGGGCTGCAACCCCAAGTCAAATCGATGTTCGAACTTACCCGGCTGCACCGCGTATTTGAAATTTTCCCGGGCGCCCAGGAAGCTCTCGCCAGCTTTTAG